The following coding sequences lie in one Phycicoccus duodecadis genomic window:
- a CDS encoding succinate dehydrogenase cytochrome b subunit, translating to MATKTSSRPATARRTTIGLKILMAATGLVFVAFVLLHMYGNLKALWGQESFNTYAEHLRTIGEPMLPYRGLLYVTEAVLVLSLVGHVYAAYTLWSRAGNARRTKYEAVKRASRTAWMRWGGTFLLLFLVWHLLQFSIVKFSVNSAKQGPDVQQNPYALLVASFQVPWNTLIYVLAMVALALHLSHGVFSASQTLGLTGTAATYRRAKLVGHAVAAVVVVGFLLPPLAILFGIIK from the coding sequence GTGGCCACCAAGACTTCATCTCGACCCGCGACGGCCCGCCGGACCACGATCGGCCTCAAGATCCTCATGGCTGCGACCGGTCTGGTGTTCGTCGCGTTCGTCCTCCTGCACATGTACGGCAACCTGAAGGCGCTGTGGGGGCAGGAGTCGTTCAACACCTACGCCGAGCACCTGCGCACCATCGGTGAGCCGATGCTGCCGTACCGCGGTCTGCTCTACGTCACCGAGGCCGTGCTGGTGCTCAGCCTGGTGGGGCACGTGTACGCGGCGTACACGCTGTGGAGCCGGGCCGGCAACGCCCGCCGCACCAAGTACGAGGCCGTCAAGCGGGCCTCGCGCACCGCGTGGATGCGGTGGGGCGGCACCTTCCTCCTCCTGTTCCTCGTGTGGCACCTGCTCCAGTTCTCGATCGTGAAGTTCTCGGTGAACTCCGCCAAGCAGGGCCCCGACGTCCAGCAGAACCCCTACGCGCTGCTCGTCGCGAGCTTCCAGGTCCCCTGGAACACCCTCATCTACGTCCTCGCGATGGTCGCCCTCGCCCTGCACCTCTCGCACGGGGTCTTCAGTGCGAGCCAGACCCTCGGCCTCACCGGGACCGCGGCGACCTACCGCCGCGCGAAGCTGGTCGGCCACGCCGTCGCCGCGGTCGTGGTCGTCGGCTTCCTGCTCCCGCCGCTCGCGATCCTCTTCGGCATCATCAAGTAA
- the rsmI gene encoding 16S rRNA (cytidine(1402)-2'-O)-methyltransferase: MSGLLVLAATPIGDPRDATPRLAEELASADVVAAEDTRRMRRLCADLGVRPAGRVVSFHEHNEAGRAADLVAELVAGARVLVVTDAGMPSVSDPGYRLVAAAVEAGVRVTAVPGPSAVLTALAVSGLPVDRFCFEGFLPRKEGERARALAGLADERRTMVFFEAPHRLARMLATAAEVLGPDRPAAVCRELTKTYEEVRRGGLAALAEWAEEHARGEITVVVAGRRGAAGTVEDAVPEVLARVAAGERLKDVCADVAGRAGLAKRALYDAAVAARAG; this comes from the coding sequence ATGAGCGGCCTCCTGGTGCTGGCGGCGACCCCCATCGGCGACCCGCGCGACGCCACCCCACGGCTCGCCGAGGAGCTCGCGAGTGCCGACGTCGTGGCCGCCGAGGACACCCGCCGGATGCGGCGGCTGTGCGCCGACCTCGGCGTGCGACCGGCCGGGCGGGTCGTGTCCTTCCACGAGCACAACGAGGCCGGCCGCGCCGCCGACCTGGTGGCCGAGCTCGTCGCCGGCGCGCGGGTGCTGGTCGTCACCGATGCCGGGATGCCGTCGGTCTCCGACCCCGGCTACCGGCTGGTGGCCGCCGCCGTCGAGGCCGGGGTGCGCGTCACCGCCGTGCCCGGCCCGTCCGCCGTCCTCACCGCGCTGGCCGTCTCGGGCCTGCCGGTCGACCGCTTCTGCTTCGAGGGCTTCCTGCCGCGCAAGGAGGGGGAGCGCGCCCGAGCGCTCGCCGGGCTGGCCGACGAGCGCCGCACGATGGTGTTCTTCGAGGCGCCGCACCGCCTGGCCCGGATGCTGGCGACGGCGGCCGAGGTCCTCGGCCCCGACCGGCCGGCCGCGGTCTGCCGCGAGCTGACCAAGACCTACGAGGAGGTGCGCCGCGGCGGCCTCGCCGCGCTCGCCGAGTGGGCGGAGGAGCACGCGCGCGGCGAGATCACCGTCGTCGTGGCCGGGCGACGCGGGGCCGCCGGCACGGTCGAGGACGCCGTCCCCGAGGTCCTCGCGCGGGTCGCAGCGGGCGAGCGGCTCAAGGACGTCTGCGCCGATGTCGCCGGCCGGGCCGGCCTGGCCAAGCGCGCGCTCTACGACGCCGCCGTGGCGGCCCGGGCGGGCTGA
- a CDS encoding succinate dehydrogenase/fumarate reductase iron-sulfur subunit, whose amino-acid sequence MNLTLKIWRQPGPRHQGSMQTYKVTDISEDMSFLEMLDILNEQLNAKGEEPIAFDSDCREGICGSCGLMISGKAHGPEKTTTCQLHMRSFTDGEVITVEPWRANAFPVIKDLVVDRGAFDRIIQAGGYISVNTGSAPEANAAPVPKPHADRAFMAAECIGCGACVAACPNASAMLFMGAKVTHLSELPQGQPERDARVVSMVDQHDHEGFGGCTNVGACSQACPKGIPQDVISTLNKDLRAALRR is encoded by the coding sequence ATGAACCTCACCCTCAAGATCTGGCGTCAGCCCGGCCCCCGCCACCAGGGCTCGATGCAGACCTACAAGGTCACCGACATCAGCGAGGACATGAGCTTCCTCGAGATGCTCGACATCCTCAACGAGCAGCTGAACGCCAAGGGCGAGGAGCCCATCGCGTTCGACTCCGACTGCCGCGAGGGCATCTGCGGCTCGTGCGGGCTGATGATCTCCGGCAAGGCCCACGGCCCCGAGAAGACCACCACCTGCCAGCTGCACATGCGCAGCTTCACCGACGGCGAGGTCATCACCGTCGAGCCGTGGCGCGCCAACGCCTTCCCGGTCATCAAGGACCTCGTCGTCGACCGCGGCGCCTTCGACCGCATCATCCAGGCCGGCGGCTACATCTCGGTCAACACCGGTTCGGCGCCCGAGGCCAACGCGGCCCCGGTGCCGAAGCCGCACGCCGACCGCGCCTTCATGGCGGCCGAGTGCATCGGCTGCGGCGCCTGTGTCGCCGCCTGCCCCAACGCCTCGGCCATGCTGTTCATGGGCGCCAAGGTCACCCACCTCTCCGAGCTGCCCCAGGGCCAGCCCGAGCGCGACGCCCGGGTGGTGTCGATGGTCGACCAGCACGACCACGAGGGCTTCGGCGGCTGCACCAACGTCGGCGCGTGCTCGCAGGCCTGCCCCAAGGGGATCCCGCAGGACGTCATCTCGACCCTCAACAAGGACCTGCGCGCGGCGCTGCGTCGCTGA
- a CDS encoding fumarate reductase/succinate dehydrogenase flavoprotein subunit: MTDTINAGITHGLYTEGEPIADTKAPAGPIAQMWTTRRFEAALVNPANRRKLDVIIVGTGLAGGSAAATLGEAGYNVKSFCFQDSPRRAHSIAAQGGINAAKNYKEDGDSVYRLFYDTVKGGDYRSRETNVYRLAEVSANIIDQCVAQGVPFARDYGGLLDNRSFGGVQVSRTFYARGQTGQQLLIGAYQALERQVAAGTVTTYTRHEMLEVVVVDGRARGIIVRDLVTGEIETHLADAVVLASGGYGNVFFLSTNAMGSNVTASWRAHRKGAYMANPCYTQIHPTCIPVSGEHQSKLTLMSESLRNDGRIWVPKNREDCDKDPRDIPEEDRDYYLERIYPSYGNLVPRDIASRQAKNVCDEGRGVGPKVGDFRRGVYLDFADAIERLGQEAVSEKYGNLFDMYARITGEDPYKVPMRIYPAVHYVMGGLWVDYDLQSSIPGLFVAGEANFSDHGANRLGASALMQGLADGYFVLPNTIRDYLAKAPFEPVTADHPEVVAARQSVQSRTERLLAINGERSVDSFHRELGQVMWEYCGMERSEEGLLKAIDLIRGLREEFWRNVRVLGAADTLNQSLERAGRVADFLELGELMCIDALHRRESCGGHFRVESQTEDGEALRHDDEYAYVAAWESTGGDGFGELGTPVLHKEDLVYEAIQLKQRSYK, translated from the coding sequence ATGACAGACACCATCAACGCCGGCATCACCCACGGGCTGTACACCGAGGGCGAGCCCATCGCCGACACCAAGGCCCCTGCGGGCCCCATCGCGCAGATGTGGACCACCCGCCGCTTCGAGGCCGCGCTGGTCAACCCCGCCAACCGTCGCAAGCTCGACGTCATCATCGTCGGCACCGGCCTGGCCGGCGGCTCGGCCGCCGCGACACTGGGCGAGGCCGGCTACAACGTGAAGTCCTTCTGCTTCCAGGACTCCCCGCGCCGCGCGCACTCCATCGCGGCCCAGGGCGGCATCAACGCGGCCAAGAACTACAAGGAGGACGGCGACTCCGTCTACCGCCTCTTCTACGACACGGTCAAGGGCGGCGACTACCGCTCCCGCGAGACCAACGTCTACCGCCTGGCCGAGGTCAGCGCGAACATCATCGACCAGTGCGTGGCCCAGGGGGTCCCGTTCGCCCGTGACTACGGCGGCCTCCTCGACAACCGCTCGTTCGGCGGCGTCCAGGTCTCCCGCACGTTCTACGCGCGCGGCCAGACCGGCCAGCAGCTGCTCATCGGCGCCTACCAGGCCCTCGAGCGCCAGGTCGCCGCCGGCACCGTCACCACCTACACCCGCCACGAGATGCTCGAGGTCGTCGTCGTCGACGGCCGCGCCCGCGGCATCATCGTGCGCGACCTGGTCACCGGCGAGATCGAGACGCACCTGGCCGACGCCGTGGTGCTCGCGAGCGGCGGCTACGGCAACGTCTTCTTCCTCTCCACCAACGCGATGGGCTCCAACGTCACCGCGTCGTGGCGGGCCCACCGCAAGGGCGCCTACATGGCCAACCCCTGCTACACCCAGATCCACCCCACCTGCATCCCCGTCTCCGGTGAGCACCAGTCGAAGCTGACCCTGATGTCGGAGTCGCTGCGCAACGACGGGCGCATCTGGGTCCCCAAGAACCGTGAGGACTGCGACAAGGACCCGCGCGACATCCCGGAGGAGGACCGCGACTACTACCTGGAGCGGATCTACCCCTCGTACGGCAACCTCGTGCCCCGCGACATCGCCTCCCGCCAGGCCAAGAACGTCTGCGACGAGGGTCGTGGCGTGGGCCCGAAGGTCGGCGACTTCCGGCGCGGGGTCTACCTCGACTTCGCCGACGCCATCGAGCGTCTCGGGCAGGAGGCCGTGAGCGAGAAGTACGGCAACCTCTTCGACATGTACGCCCGCATCACGGGCGAGGACCCGTACAAGGTCCCGATGCGCATCTACCCCGCCGTCCACTATGTGATGGGCGGGCTCTGGGTCGACTACGACCTGCAGTCGAGCATCCCCGGTCTGTTCGTCGCGGGCGAGGCGAACTTCTCCGACCACGGCGCCAACCGGCTCGGGGCCTCGGCCCTGATGCAGGGTCTCGCCGACGGCTACTTCGTGCTGCCCAACACCATCCGCGACTACCTGGCCAAGGCGCCCTTCGAGCCGGTCACCGCCGACCACCCCGAGGTCGTCGCGGCGCGGCAGAGCGTCCAGTCCCGCACCGAGCGGCTGCTCGCCATCAACGGCGAGCGCAGCGTCGACTCCTTCCACCGCGAGCTCGGCCAGGTCATGTGGGAGTACTGCGGGATGGAGCGCTCCGAAGAGGGCCTCCTCAAGGCCATCGACCTCATCCGCGGGCTGCGCGAGGAGTTCTGGCGCAACGTGCGGGTGCTCGGCGCCGCCGACACCCTCAACCAGAGCCTCGAGAGGGCCGGCCGCGTCGCCGACTTCCTCGAGCTCGGCGAGCTGATGTGCATCGACGCCCTGCACCGTCGCGAGTCCTGCGGCGGCCACTTCCGGGTCGAGAGCCAGACCGAGGACGGCGAGGCCCTGCGGCACGACGACGAGTACGCGTACGTCGCGGCCTGGGAGTCCACCGGCGGCGACGGGTTCGGCGAGCTCGGCACCCCGGTCCTGCACAAGGAGGACCTCGTCTACGAAGCCATCCAGCTCAAGCAGCGGAGCTACAAGTGA
- a CDS encoding CPBP family intramembrane glutamic endopeptidase, which produces MRRRHLTETWLVLGVSLGSSAIYALLRIVDRLTRPEALSQQTATMNSSVTPDRPWLDVAFQLVGIALALVPVALALHLLRRDDPAEPHTMGFDLRRPFQDLWRGAALAAVIGIPGLGLYLAAKALGLNTTVSAANLVGAAWFTVPILVLAAAQNAVLEETIMIGYLFRRWGQAGWGPWRVIATSALIRGTYHLYQGFGGFVGNVVMGLVFGWFYTRTKRVMPLVLAHTVLDVVAFVGYSLLKPHVGWL; this is translated from the coding sequence ATGCGCCGCCGTCACCTCACCGAGACCTGGCTCGTCCTCGGCGTCTCGCTCGGATCCTCGGCGATCTACGCCCTGTTGCGCATCGTCGACCGGCTGACCCGCCCCGAGGCACTGTCGCAGCAGACGGCCACGATGAACTCGTCCGTCACGCCCGACCGCCCGTGGCTCGACGTCGCGTTCCAGCTCGTCGGCATCGCCCTGGCCCTGGTCCCGGTCGCGCTGGCGCTGCACCTGCTGCGGCGCGACGACCCGGCCGAGCCCCACACCATGGGCTTCGACCTGCGCCGCCCGTTCCAGGACCTGTGGCGCGGCGCCGCCCTGGCGGCCGTCATCGGCATCCCCGGGCTGGGGCTCTACCTGGCGGCCAAGGCGCTGGGGCTCAACACGACGGTGTCGGCCGCGAACCTCGTGGGCGCCGCCTGGTTCACGGTGCCGATCCTGGTCCTGGCGGCCGCGCAGAACGCGGTGCTCGAGGAGACGATCATGATCGGCTACCTCTTCCGCCGGTGGGGGCAGGCCGGCTGGGGCCCCTGGCGGGTCATCGCCACCTCGGCCCTCATCCGCGGTACCTACCACCTGTACCAGGGCTTCGGCGGCTTCGTGGGCAACGTCGTGATGGGGCTGGTCTTCGGGTGGTTCTACACCCGGACGAAACGGGTCATGCCGCTGGTGCTCGCGCACACCGTCCTGGACGTCGTCGCGTTCGTGGGCTACTCGCTGCTCAAGCCGCACGTCGGCTGGCTCTGA
- a CDS encoding DUF4126 domain-containing protein, with amino-acid sequence MLAALTGMGLSAAAGLNAYIPFLVVALVARFTDLITLPSGYEWIESGWAIGIGAVLLLAEVVLDKVPAVDTVNDTVQTFIRPSMGGLIFAATSAASDLDHSTWMTQHPWVGVVLGVVVSGLVHTGKMAARPVVNGVTVGTGGPIVSTVEDGASIGLSLVAILAPVFVVVALALLAWLLIWLWLRVRDWRRSRRERAYSPG; translated from the coding sequence GTGCTGGCTGCCCTCACGGGGATGGGCCTGTCCGCCGCGGCGGGCCTGAACGCCTACATCCCCTTCCTCGTCGTCGCGCTGGTCGCTCGTTTCACCGACCTCATCACGCTCCCCTCCGGCTACGAGTGGATCGAGAGCGGCTGGGCGATCGGCATCGGGGCGGTGCTCCTGCTGGCCGAGGTCGTCCTCGACAAGGTGCCCGCCGTCGACACCGTCAACGACACCGTCCAGACCTTCATCCGGCCGAGCATGGGCGGGCTGATCTTCGCCGCCACGAGCGCCGCCTCCGACCTCGACCACTCGACCTGGATGACCCAGCACCCGTGGGTCGGCGTCGTCCTGGGTGTGGTGGTGTCGGGCCTGGTGCACACCGGCAAGATGGCCGCGCGCCCGGTGGTCAACGGCGTCACCGTGGGCACCGGCGGCCCGATCGTCTCCACCGTCGAGGACGGGGCGTCGATCGGCCTCTCCCTGGTGGCCATCCTGGCGCCGGTGTTCGTCGTCGTCGCGCTGGCCCTGCTGGCGTGGTTGCTCATCTGGCTCTGGCTGCGGGTGCGCGACTGGCGCCGCTCGCGCCGCGAACGCGCCTACTCGCCGGGCTGA